In one Halichondria panicea chromosome 4, odHalPani1.1, whole genome shotgun sequence genomic region, the following are encoded:
- the LOC135335277 gene encoding uncharacterized protein LOC135335277, whose product MKMNQPRCHSMVGLLLLQAVLLTTSYASPLPHAADETIVKRQTQALCYPTSRSLCNHTFATSRFYDHCIEQLFPCDTEGFAMKYAKKRAELLEKELQVSPELKTYLEKTELCFQKNFRALVESKSKVYPNDETCLELETEAVSILNNCYRQPELCSLLSDNEDIYDQIHSVVKAFRIGADYHNDTLVNMGLPNAILESCSNHTELAKSLTSSELPVRVILCAASYDRRNGGGSAFNGAGYIEKLSQVMNRSSDQFTYFGKDADTYWCSTVNPIHAQSQVLDYFVIAWFASPSDPLLSRAYNHLFSEERKSYMIDEGIYFLQFHETREERREPSQCGDGIRQIGEDCDPKSNIESGCLRNCTVHRDYTCNTDALSPSVCQLREAPRLERVPCPAPIRRRSKTTHSRLTVSFNNTYLEDTLPIEDAQFLSASSADSSLRTLNVPLLILIALIGLCWS is encoded by the exons ATGAAGATGAATCAACCAAGATGCCACTCTATGGTGGGACTACTGCTGCTCCAAGCTGTCCTCCTAACCACCAGTTATGCTTCTCCTCTACCTCATGCAGCTG ATGAAACAATTGTGAAACGACAAACCCAGGCACTCTGTTATCCTACCTCAAGATCACTCTGTAACCACACCTTTGCTACTAGCAGATTCTACGATCACTGCATCGAGCAATTATTTCCCTGTGACACGGAAGGTTTCGCAATGAAGTATGCCAAAAAGAGGGCAGAACTTCTCGAGAAAGAACTCCAAGTTTCTCCAGAACTGAAAACATACTTGGAGAAGACTGAATTGTGCTTTCAGAAAAATTTCCGAGCTCTTGTGGAATCGAAATCAAAAGTATACCCCAATGATGAAACCTGCCTTGAGCTTGAAACTGAAGCTGTGTCAATATTGAACAATTGCTATAGACAACCCGAATTGTGCTCTCTGCTCTCAGACAATGAAGATATTTATGACCAAATCCATTCTGTAGTCAAAGCATTTCGCATCGGTGCCGACTATCACAATGACACTCTTGTCAACATGGGACTACCAAATGCCATTTTGGAATCATGCTCCAACCATACAGAGCTGGCCAAGTCCCTCACCTCTTCGGAGCTGCCTGTGCGAGTCATCCTCTGTGCTGCATCGTACGACAGACGTAATGGCGGTGGTTCTGCTTTCAATGGAGCTGGCTACATTGAGAAGTTGAGCCAAGTTATGAACCGATCTTCCGACCAATTCACTTATTTTGGAAAAGATGCCGATACCTATTGGTGTAGTACTGTGAATCCTATACATGCCCAATCTCAAGTTCTTGATTACTTTGTCATTGCTTGGTTTGCTAGCCCCAGCGACCCTCTCCTCTCTCGAGCTTATAACCATCTATTTAGCGAGGAAAGAAAATCGTACATGATTGACGAAGGAATCTATTTCTTGCAATTCCACGAGACACGAGAGGAACGAAGAGAACCCTCGCAATGCGGAGATGGAATCAGACAAATTGGAGAAGATTGCGACCCTAAGAGCAATATTGAAAGTGGCTGCCTTCGCAATTGCACCGTTCACCGTGACTACACATGCAATACTGACGCTCTGTCCCCTTCTGTATGCCAGCTTCGAGAGGCACCTAGACTGGAACGTGTGCCATGCCCTGCTCCTATTCGCAGACGATCTAAAACCACTCATTCTAGACTCACTGTTTCGTTCAACAACACTTACTTAGAGGATACTCTACCAATCGAAGACGCTCAATTTCTAAGTGCCTCATCGGCTGATTCATCACTAAGAACATTGAACGTGCCTCTTTTGATTCTGATTGCACTGATTGGATTGTGCTGGTCATGA